Proteins encoded in a region of the Raphanus sativus cultivar WK10039 chromosome 8, ASM80110v3, whole genome shotgun sequence genome:
- the LOC130494269 gene encoding mediator of RNA polymerase II transcription subunit 9: MDQFAGGNWSMIPNVQAQGSFGTPTNQDHLFLQQQQQQPQQFHQQQTQQQFQPQQQQQQQEMQFQQFQQQQQFIQQQQFHHQQHRLLHSPIQQQQPQSSLQSPPPPQQTMVHTPQSMMHTPQQQQQLVHTPQQSVQTPQQHQSLASHFHLYPLVEKLSDAVETGTRDQNSDALVSELNGHFDKCQQLLNSISGSLGSKTTMTVDGQKRNLEESEQLLQQRRDLIMEYRKSIEDLVKIEP; the protein is encoded by the exons ATGGATCAGTTCGCGGGAGGCAATTGGTCGATGATCCCCAACGTTCAGGCGCAGGGTAGCTTCGGTACACCCACCAATCAAGACCATCTATTCCtccagcaacaacaacaacagccaCAACAGTTTCATCAACAACAAACCCAGCAGCAGTTCCAGCCAcagcaacagcaacaacaacaagagatGCAGTTCCAGCAATTCCAGCAACAACAACAGTTCATTCAACAGCAGCAGTTCCATCACCAGCAGCACCGTCTGCTACATTCTCCTATCCAGCAGCAGCAGCCGCAATCGTCTTTGCAGTCCCCTCCGCCGCCGCAACAGACGATGGTTCATACTCCGCAATCTATGATGCATACaccgcagcagcagcagcagttgGTGCATACTCCGCAGCAATCGGTTCAGACTCCGCAGCAGCACCAGTCTTTAGCTTCTCATTTCCATCTCTATCCT TTGGTGGAGAAACTATCAGATGCTGTTGAAACAGGAACACGAGATCAGAACTCTGATGCTCTG GTGAGTGAATTGAACGGCCATTTTGATAAGTGCCAGCAGCTGTTGAATTCGATTTCAGGATCCCTTGGATCCAAAACTACTATG aCTGTTGACGGCCAAAAGAGGAATCTAGAAGAAAGTGAGCAATTACTTCAACAAAGAAG GGACTTGATTATggaatatagaaaatctattgAAGACCTTGTCAAGATTGAGCCTTAG
- the LOC108822866 gene encoding glutamine-dependent NAD(+) synthetase produces MRLLKVATCNLNQWAMDFECNMKNIKTSIVQAKASGAVIRLGPELEVTGYGCEDHFLELDTVTHAWECLKELLLGDWTDDILCSIGMPVIKGAERYNCQVLCMNRRIIMIRPKMCLANDGNYRELRWFTAWKQRGELEEFHLPIEISEALSQESVPFGYGYIQFIDTAVAAEVCEELFSPVPPHAELALNGVEVFMNASGSHHQLRKLDIRLNAFMGATHARGGVYMYSNQQGCDGGRLYYDGCACIVVNGDVVAQGSQFSLKDVEVITSQVDLDAVASLRGSISSFQEQASCKVKVSSVYVPSKLTQSFNLKMTLSSPKKIMYHSPQEEIAFGPACWLWDYLRRSGASGFLLPLSGGADSSSVAAIVGCMCQLVVKEIANGDEQVKTDAKRIGNYVDGEFPTDSKEFAKRIFYTVFMGSENSSEATKMRAKQLADEIGAWHLDVCIDGVVSAVLTLFQTVTGMRPRYKVDGGSNVENLGLQNIQARMRMVLAFMLASLLPWVHSKPGFYLVLGSSNVDEGLRGYLTKYDCSSADINPIGSISKQDLRLFLRWAATNLGYQSLADIEAAPPTAELEPIRSDYSQLDEVDMGMTYEELSVYGRMRKIFRCGPVSMFKNLCYKWGTKLSPAEVAEKVKYFFKYYSINRHKMTVLTPSYHAESYSPEDNRFDLRQFLYNSRWPYQFKKIDEIVDGLNGDSIAFPEEGTSAKEVGIVAANSGDPSAGL; encoded by the exons ATGAGGCTGTTGAAAGTGGCCACGTGTAACTTGAACCAATGGGCCATGGACTTCGAATGCAACATGAAGAACATCAAGACCTCCATTGTCCAAGCAAAGGCTTCCGGTGCTGTCATCAGGCTCGGTCCTGAGCTCGAGGTCACTGGTTATGGCTGTGAGGATCACTTCTTGGAGCTAGACACCGTCACTCACGC GTGGGAGTGTTTGAAGGAATTGCTGCTTGGTGACTGGACGGATGATATACTGTGTAGCATAGGAATGCCTGTGATCAAAGGAGCAGAACGGTACAACTGTCAGGTTCTCTGTATGAACAGGAGAATCATCATGATCCGACCAAAGATGTGCCTCGCAAACGATGGGAACTACAGGGAGCTGAGGTGGTTCACTGCTTGGAAACAGAGAGGAGAGCTCGAGGAGTTTCATCTCCCTATTGAAATCTCAGAGGCCTTGTCACAGGAATCAGTCCCTTTTGGTTATGGTTACATCCAGTTTATCGACAC AGCTGTTGCAGCTGAAGTCTGTGAGGAACTGTTTAGTCCAGTCCCTCCTCATGCTGAGCTTGCGCTGAACGGCGTGGAGGTGTTTATGAATGCGAGTGGGAGTCATCACCAGCTAAGAAAGCTTGATATTCGTTTGAATGCTTTCATGGGGGCTACTCACGCTCGTGGTGGGGTTTATATGTACAGTAATCAACAAGGATGCGATGGTGGCCGCTTATACTACG ATGGATGTGCATGCATTGTTGTAAACGGGGATGTTGTAGCTCAAGGCTCACAGTTCTCGTTGAAAGACGTTGAGGTCATCACTTCCCAAGTGGATCTAGATGCG GTTGCTAGTCTTCGCGGATCTATAAGTAGTTTTCAGGAACAAGCAAGTTGTAAGGTGAAAGTATCTTCAGTATACGTGCCCTCTAAGCTGACACAGTCCTTCAACCTAAAAATGACACTAAGCAGTCCGAAGAAG ATTATGTACCACTCTCCACAAGAAGAGATAGCCTTTGGTCCTGCTTGCTGGCTATGGGACTATTTGAGAAGAAGCGGCGCTTCAGGGTTCTTGCTTCCCCTTTCTGGTGGAGCAGACAGCTCTTCTGTGGCGGCTATTGTTGGCTGCATGTGCCAGCTTGTTGTTAAAG AGATTGCAAATGGAGATGAGCAAGTGAAAACTGATGCGAAACGGATTGGGAATTATGTTGATGGAGAGTTTCCTACTGATAGCAAAGAGTTCGCCAAGAGAATATTTTACACTGTCTTTATGGGATCTGAAAACAG TTCTGAGGCGACAAAAATGCGTGCAAAGCAGCTGGCAGACGAGATCGGTGCATGGCATCTTGATGTTTGCATAGATGGCGTTGTCTCTGCGGTACTAACTTTATTTCAAACGGTTACTGGCATGCGTCCACGTTATAAG GTTGATGGAGGATCAAACGTTGAGAATCTTGGGTTGCAGAACATTCAAGCACGGATGAGAATGGTGTTAGCATTTATGTTAGCGTCTCTCTTGCCTTGGGTTCATAGCAAACCAGGCTTTTACCTTGTTCTAGGCAGCTCCAACGTTGATGAAGGACTTCGTGGTTACCTAACAAAG TATGATTGTAGCTCAGCAGACATAAACCCCATAGGGAGTATCAGTAAACAGGATCTGAGGTTGTTCTTAAGATGGGCTGCAACCAATCTCGGTTATCAATCCTTGGCTGACATAGAAGCTGCTCCACCAACAGCTGAGCTTGAGCCCATTCGTTCTGACTATTCGCAG CTTGATGAAGTCGACATGGGAATGACATATGAAGAGCTTTCAGTGTATGGAAGAATGAGGAAGATTTTCCGGTGTGGCCCAGTTTCCATGTTCAAG AATCTATGTTACAAGTGGGGAACAAAGCTAAGCCCAGCAGAAGTAGCTGAGAAAGTGAAGTACTTCTTCAAGTATTATTCCATCAATCGACACAAGATGACTGTCCTCACACCGTCCTACCACGCTGAG AGTTACTCTCCAGAGGACAACAGGTTCGATCTGAGGCAGTTTCTGTATAACAGCAGGTGGCCATACCAGTTTAAGAAGATTGATGAGATTGTTGACGGCTTAAATGGCGACTCAATTGCTTTTCCGGAAGAAGGAACGTCCGCCAAAGAAGTTGGTATCGTGGCTGCAAACTCTGGTGACCCAAGCGCGGGTCTCTGA
- the LOC108819190 gene encoding protein translation factor SUI1 homolog 2 — protein sequence MSDLEVQVPTAFDPFADANAEDAGAGAGTKEYVHIRVQQRNGRKSLTTVQGLKKEYSYTKILKDLKKEFCCNGTVVQDSELGQVIQLQGDQRKNVSTFLVQAGLVKKDNIKIHGF from the exons ATGTCAGATCTTGAAGTTCAAGTCCCCACTGCCTTTG ATCCGTTTGCTGATGCAAATGCTGAGGACGCTGGAGCTGGAGCTGGAACAAAGGAATACGTGCACATACGTGTTCAGCAGCGTAATGGTAGAAAAAGCCTGACCACTGTCCAGGGCCTTAAGAAAGAGTATAGCTATACTAAGATCCTTAAAGACCTTAAGAAAGAGTTCTGCTGCAATGGCACTGTCGTCCAGGACTCTGAACTAGGACAG GTTATTCAGCTTCAAGGTGATCAGAGGAAGAACGTCTCTACTTTCCTTGTTCAG GCTGGTCTTGTGAAGAAGGATAACATCAAGATCCATGGTTTTTGA